A genomic region of Fusarium falciforme chromosome 4, complete sequence contains the following coding sequences:
- a CDS encoding Splicing factor U2AF subunit yields the protein MNGDSYSSRDGRRGRDYPSSRGDRDDRRDRHRDRDRRRSRSPDHRSHRRGDGDVDAYSSSRNHRDREREDRYSGRDRRGDREWDRDRGSSRRDARRDDDERPNRRDRDPYDDRRRGGRDRRDEGFGGRHENRRSASPPPKKREPTPDLTNIVPILERKRRLTQWDIKPPGYDNVTAEQAKLSGMFPLPGAPRQQPMDPSKLQAFMNQPGGQVTSAGLKASNSRQSKRLLVSKIPSGTSEEALISFFNLQLNGLNVIDATDPCILCQFSNDRSFAVLEFREASEATVALALDGTSMEPDDANGASNGESRGLEIRRPRDYVVPAVTEEVSYNPDVVSNVVPDTINKLCITNIPPFLAEDQVIELLAAFGKPKAFVLVKDRGTEESRGIAFAEYQDPNAANQTALDTLNGMDVGGKKLKVTKASIGPTQVANFDVGITAISGLASQTANDVEGSRVLQLLNMVTAEELLDNDDYEEICEDVKEECSKFGKIIDMKIPRPTGGSRQSAGVGKIFVKYESAEDTTKALKALAGRKFADRTVVTTYFPEENFDVGAW from the exons ATGAACGGCGACAGTTACTCTTCGCGGG ACGGGCGCAGGGGACGAGACTATCCT TCTTCCAGAGGTGATAGAGACGATCGTCGTGACCGTCACAGGGACCGTGATCGCAGGCGCTCTCGCTCACCAGACCATCGAAGCCATCGCCGGGGCGACGGCGACGTCGACGCATACTCCTCCAGCCGAAACCACCGAGACCGCGAGCGCGAGGATCGATACTCTGGCCGTGACAGGCGAGGCGACCGTGAATGGGACCGAGACCGGGGCTCCTCCCGTCGGGACGCTCGccgcgacgatgacgaaCGGCCGAACAGGCGAGACCGAGATCCTTATGATGACCGTCGCCGAGGTGGCAGGGACCGTCGCGATGAGGGATTTGGTGGAAGACACGAGAACCGCCGAAGTGCGAGCCCGCCGCCCAAGAAGCGAGAGCCTACTCCGGATTTGACCAACATCGTGCCCATTCTGGAGCGCAAGCGTCGTCTGACCCAGTGGGATATCAAGCCCCCGGGTTACGACAATGTCACAGCCGAGCAGGCCAAGCTATCGGGAATGTTCCCTCTTCCCGGCGCTCCTCGGCAGCAACCCATGGACCCTAGCAAACTCCAAGCCTTTATGAACCAACCCGGTGGACAGGTCACGAGTGCTGGACTCAAGGCCAGCAACTCTCGCCAGTCGAAGCGTCTTTTGGTTTCCAAGATTCCGTCAGGCACTAGTGAGGAGGCGTTGATATCGTTCTTCAACCTTCAACTCAACGGCCTGAACGTCATTGACGCCACGGATCCTTGCATTCTGTGCCAGTTCTCCAACGATCGCTCCTTTGCTGTCCTGGAGTTCAGAGAAGCCTCAGAAGCCACTGTTGCCCTTGCGCTGGATGGTACCTCTATGGAGCCTGACGATGCGAACGGCGCTTCGAACGGAGAATCTCGTGGTCTTGAGATCCGCCGACCTCGCGACTACGTTGTGCCTGCCGTGACCGAGGAGGTCTCTTACAACCCCGACGTCGTCTCCAACGTTGTGCCCGATACTATCAACAAGCTgtgcatcaccaacatccccCCTTTCCTGGCAGAGGATCAGGTTATCGAGCTTCTTGCAGCTTTCGGAAAGCCCAAGGCGTTTGTGCTTGTCAAGGATAGAGGAACGGAGGAATCCAGA GGTATCGCTTTTGCCGAATATCAGGATCCCAACGCCGCCAACCAGACTGCACTTGACACTCTCAATGGCATGGATGTTGGaggcaagaagctcaaggtcacCAAGGCGAGCATTGGTCCCACACAGGTCGCTAACTTCGACGTTGGTATTACTGCGATCAGTGGCTTGGCTTCTCAGACTGCCAACGACGTTGAAGGAAGCCGTGTACTCCAACTTCTCAACATGGTCACTGCTGAGGAACTGTTGGACAATGATGACTACGAAG AAATTTGCGAGGACGTCAAAGAGGAGTGCTCCAAGTTTGGAAAGATCATTGACATGAAGATCCCTCGGCCTACAGGCGGCAGCAGGCAGTCTGCCGGTGTGGGTAAGATTTTTGTCAAGTACGAGAGCGCCGAAGATACAACGAAGGCGCTCAAGGCTTTGGCGGGCCGGAAATTCGCTGACAGAACCGTGGTTACCACGTACTTCCCTGAG GAGAACTTTGACGTTGGTGCTTGGTAA
- a CDS encoding DNA-(apurinic or apyrimidinic site) lyase, which yields MSIVKIPDWRKLPVTLAELCINTTLRCGQSFRWRKIDHEWTCTLHGRILHLKQDSTHLHYRVTWPVVKSQASPKDDTEALLRHYFSLKLDLGTLYEQWSEADPNFRKRAPQFKGVRILSQDAWEALICFICSSNNNISRISQMVHKLCQHYGPLIGHVGDEAFHDFPTPHDLTGERVEAHLRELGFGYRAKYIAETARMVAKEKPDNWLESLRNPAHPGFNTPRVPDEQHATYKEAQEQLLSLKGVGPKVADCVCLMGLGWGESVPVDTHVWQIAQRDYKFGKSKAKTFNKAMYDAVGDHFRALWGEYAGWAHSVLFTADLREFSSQAVKKEEASVVKIEEVSVEEQVIKRKRQSVSVTETETKVKKEETIVELKDEQVPGETGHGRRSKRLRALAMR from the exons ATGTCTATTGTGAAAATTCCTGACTGGCGCAAGCTGCCGGTGACCCTAGCGGAGCTctgcatcaacaccaccctGAGATGCGGACAGTCATTCAGATGGCGAAAGATTGACCACGAATG GACATGTACTTTGCATGGGCGCATCCTTCACCTGAAGCAGGACTCTACTCATCTCCATTACCGGGTCACCTGGCCAGTGGTTAAGTCCCAAGCATCACCAAAAGACGACACTGAGGCCCTTCTGCGACACTATTTCAGTTTGAAGCTGGATCTCGGGACGCTTTACGAGCAATGGTCGGAGGCGGACCCAAACTTTCGCAAGAGAGCACCCCAGTTCAAGGGCGTCCGCATTCTCAGTCAAGATGCTTGGGAGGCGTTGATATGTTTCAtctgcagcagcaacaacaacatttCTCGAATATCTCAAATG GTTCACAAGTTGTGTCAACACTATGGTCCACTCATTGGTCACGTTGGGGATGAGGCCTTCCATGATTTTCCGACTCCCCACGATCTAACAGGTGAACGGGTGGAGGCACATCTAAGAGAACTCGGATTTGGCTATCGCGCCAAGTATATTGCTGAGACAGCACGGATGGTTGCTAAGGAGAAGCCGGACAATTGGTTGGAAAGCCTTCGAAACCCAGCACATCCAGGCTTCAACACGCCCCGAGTACCCGATGAGCAGCATGCAACCTATAAAGAAGCACAAGAGCAACTTCTCTCGTTAAAGGGAGTCGGCCCAAAAGTCGCAGACTGTGTCTGCTTGATGGGCCTGGGATGGGGTGAATCTGTCCCAGTCGACACCCATGTTTGGCAAATCGCTCAACGAGACTACAAATTTGGCAAGTCAAAGGCCAAGACATTCAACAAGGCTATGTACGATGCCGTGGGAGATCATTTCAGAGCGCTATGGGGAGAATATGCTGGCTGGGCCCATTCGGTCCTCTTTACAGCAGACCTAAGGGAGTTCTCAAGCCAAGCggtgaagaaggaagaagccTCAGTGGTAAAGATCGAGGAGGTTTCCGTGGAGGAACAAGTCATCAAGAGAAAGAGACAAAGTGTTTCCGTCACAGAGACCGAAACTaaggtgaagaaggaggagacaaTTGTCGAGTTGAAGGATGAACAGGTGCCAGGGGAAACAGGACACGGTAGAAGATCAAAGAGACTACGCGCTCTCGCAATGAGGTAA